One Pseudothermotoga sp. genomic window carries:
- a CDS encoding transglutaminase-like domain-containing protein yields MKRFVFVILLALMLTTVFSIQMTKINTIKIYAEGTIDEKGDMDMNLKWMFPTSALYIQVKSAYPNPYVLLRNMTTFSSIFEMRDTTVSYDDAKNSITARAKLIGAVANRRQRCEFFLGRNAEMIYTDSKTQAIFVLVQSASSEEVIFTIFTLKLPKDSSDFKYDSSTGIFSFVQKRKNFSGNVSAEVNVKVKPRIMSALYKVYGMSDVANGAYWVAKTIFTNKGKGDVVDLRISYKLGDYTSWSPENVYDVVPPSGSVVDLYYPIISSNVTQLRSQTPIDLQVKYTYKDRSGKSYSDTITKRIQILGVNQFEFSNVPEEERTGAWADNFSNVPLIAAFVTHLDEPVKAFAGMVSQHAGGVAAASRDSDAETFCRALYELLIHNKVSYQTPSGFLVEYASSGQDIKFPRDVLKDKAGTCIDLAILFAAVCRAVDLKTYIVVVPGHAFPVVELPSGDILPIESTGIGGPVVGKSLPFNEAVEAGARNLSKLEFGKFFVVDPIELQRVGVLSPELPSLPSTILKDWGYSLPQRTQQTQPTQQVQQRPSGSTPTNPSPAPAPTPQPQRSVNISGYFVGNYRNSITGQQGKLEFYIEQSGNNIKGDVHVDESDEGEFTGTVSGNSVKITAKIESYYYSTTYTVVFNGTIQGNTISGNYSIPGSNVTGTFTVKKSE; encoded by the coding sequence GTGAAAAGGTTTGTTTTTGTAATTTTACTGGCATTGATGCTAACAACTGTTTTCTCCATACAGATGACCAAGATCAACACGATTAAAATTTACGCTGAGGGAACAATCGACGAAAAAGGTGATATGGACATGAATCTCAAATGGATGTTCCCAACGAGCGCTCTTTATATACAGGTGAAATCAGCTTACCCCAACCCTTATGTTTTGCTCCGAAACATGACTACTTTCAGTAGCATTTTCGAAATGAGGGACACAACTGTCAGCTACGACGATGCAAAAAATTCTATAACCGCCCGTGCCAAATTGATCGGTGCTGTTGCCAACAGAAGACAACGTTGCGAGTTCTTCCTTGGACGGAATGCAGAAATGATCTACACCGATAGTAAAACTCAAGCTATTTTCGTGCTCGTTCAGTCTGCCTCTTCTGAGGAAGTAATCTTCACTATTTTCACGTTAAAACTTCCGAAAGATAGTTCAGATTTCAAGTATGACTCTTCCACTGGAATATTCTCTTTTGTTCAAAAGAGAAAGAACTTTTCCGGCAACGTTAGTGCGGAAGTCAACGTGAAAGTGAAACCTAGGATTATGTCGGCACTTTATAAAGTTTACGGTATGTCAGACGTGGCGAACGGAGCCTACTGGGTAGCCAAAACGATCTTCACGAACAAAGGCAAGGGTGATGTGGTGGACTTGAGGATATCTTACAAGCTGGGTGACTACACTTCTTGGTCACCGGAGAACGTGTACGATGTGGTCCCACCGAGCGGTTCGGTGGTGGATTTGTACTATCCAATAATTTCTTCAAACGTCACACAGCTCAGATCGCAAACACCAATCGATTTGCAAGTGAAGTACACCTACAAAGATAGATCAGGTAAAAGTTATTCTGATACTATCACCAAGAGAATCCAGATACTTGGAGTGAATCAGTTCGAATTTTCAAACGTGCCCGAGGAGGAAAGAACTGGGGCTTGGGCTGACAACTTCTCCAATGTCCCACTGATTGCGGCTTTTGTGACACACCTGGACGAACCAGTGAAAGCTTTCGCTGGTATGGTCAGTCAGCACGCAGGAGGAGTAGCAGCAGCTTCTAGAGATTCAGATGCAGAAACTTTCTGTAGAGCACTGTACGAACTTCTCATACACAACAAGGTTTCTTATCAAACACCCTCCGGTTTCTTGGTGGAATACGCATCGTCTGGGCAAGACATAAAGTTTCCGAGGGATGTGTTGAAAGACAAAGCGGGAACTTGTATTGATCTTGCGATACTTTTCGCTGCCGTCTGTAGAGCTGTCGATTTGAAGACCTACATAGTCGTTGTGCCTGGGCATGCCTTTCCCGTAGTTGAACTACCTTCGGGAGATATATTACCGATAGAATCTACTGGGATTGGGGGACCGGTTGTTGGAAAGAGCTTACCTTTCAATGAAGCGGTGGAGGCAGGCGCTCGAAACCTTTCAAAACTTGAATTTGGAAAGTTCTTTGTCGTAGACCCCATTGAACTTCAAAGAGTTGGGGTTTTGTCTCCTGAACTTCCATCACTTCCTTCAACAATTTTGAAAGACTGGGGCTATTCTCTGCCACAGCGCACTCAACAAACCCAACCGACCCAGCAGGTTCAGCAAAGACCTTCAGGCTCGACGCCGACGAACCCTTCACCAGCACCAGCCCCCACACCACAACCACAGAGGAGTGTTAACATCAGTGGCTATTTCGTTGGAAATTATAGAAATTCTATAACAGGACAGCAAGGTAAATTGGAATTCTACATCGAGCAATCTGGAAACAATATAAAGGGTGACGTTCATGTCGACGAATCGGACGAAGGTGAATTCACAGGCACCGTTTCTGGTAACAGCGTTAAAATCACAGCGAAGATCGAGTCTTATTATTATTCAACGACCTACACAGTGGTTTTCAACGGAACTATCCAAGGCAATACGATCTCCGGCAATTACAGTATTCCTGGTTCAAACGTGACCGGTACTTTCACAGTGAAGAAAAGCGAGTAA